From the Salinimicrobium tongyeongense genome, one window contains:
- a CDS encoding Tex family protein produces MNPVNFILSRTGLPKKSVENTLQLLKEDATIPFISRYRKEMTGNLDEVQVAQIVQFHTEYEELEKRKKAILKSIAEQEALNEQLESKIFAAGNMVELEDLYLPYKKKRKTRADSARELGLEPLAKILMAQNSGDAEAAARKFVTKDVVDVAAALQGAKDIIAEWINEHQGVRNRLRRQFEKKAMITSKVVKKKAEEEDAQKFRNYFEWEEKLNYIPSHRLLAILRAEKEGFVRVKVEVEHEESYRIVSGFILKSQRNSCTPHIEEAIDDALKRLLFPALSNEALSAAKEKADAEAIKVFADNLRQLLLAPPLGSKRILALDPGFKSGCKLVCLDEKGDLQHNETIFPHAPQRETALASKKVKSLVNAYNIEAIAIGNGTASRETEFFIKKILFDRDVQVFVVNEAGASVYSASKIARAEFPNFDVTVRGAVSIGRRLADPLAELVKIDPKSIGVGQYQHDVDQAKLKSELDRVVESCVNAIGVNLNSASAPLLSYVSGIGPSLADNIINYRRENGEFSSRKDLLKVPRLGARAFEQAAGFLKVPGSKNPLDNSTVHPESYSIVEKMAADLGLELEELIGNKKLISEITPENYIFDSVGLPTIKDILRELEKPGVDPRKSAKVFEFDPNVKSISDLKPGLKLPGIVNNITNFGCFVDIGIKESGLVHISKLKNEFVSDVNSVVKLHQHVQVTVMEVDEARKRIQLSMID; encoded by the coding sequence ATGAATCCAGTCAATTTTATTTTAAGCCGCACGGGCCTTCCGAAGAAAAGCGTTGAAAATACGCTTCAGTTACTAAAGGAAGATGCCACTATTCCTTTTATTTCCCGTTACCGTAAAGAAATGACGGGTAATTTAGATGAAGTGCAGGTTGCACAAATCGTGCAGTTCCATACGGAATATGAGGAGCTTGAAAAAAGAAAAAAAGCAATTTTAAAATCCATTGCAGAGCAGGAGGCTTTAAACGAGCAACTGGAATCAAAAATCTTTGCTGCCGGGAATATGGTAGAGCTGGAAGATCTTTACCTGCCATATAAGAAAAAGCGAAAAACCAGGGCCGATTCTGCCCGTGAACTTGGGCTTGAACCTTTAGCAAAGATACTGATGGCCCAGAATTCAGGAGATGCAGAAGCTGCAGCCCGAAAGTTTGTCACTAAAGATGTTGTTGATGTTGCCGCCGCCTTGCAGGGTGCTAAAGATATTATTGCTGAATGGATCAATGAGCACCAGGGAGTGCGGAACCGGCTTCGCAGGCAATTTGAAAAAAAGGCGATGATCACTTCTAAAGTGGTCAAAAAGAAAGCAGAAGAGGAAGATGCGCAAAAGTTTCGGAATTACTTTGAGTGGGAAGAAAAGCTGAATTATATCCCTTCTCACCGGCTATTGGCCATTCTTAGGGCAGAAAAGGAAGGTTTTGTACGGGTGAAAGTTGAAGTGGAGCATGAGGAGTCTTATAGAATTGTATCTGGATTTATTTTGAAATCCCAACGAAATTCCTGTACCCCACATATAGAAGAAGCCATTGATGATGCCCTTAAGCGATTGCTATTTCCGGCACTTTCAAACGAAGCTTTATCGGCTGCTAAAGAGAAAGCTGATGCAGAAGCCATAAAGGTCTTTGCCGATAATCTCAGGCAGTTGCTGCTCGCGCCCCCTTTGGGCAGCAAACGGATCCTGGCGCTGGATCCCGGTTTTAAATCGGGCTGTAAATTGGTGTGCCTTGACGAAAAGGGAGATTTGCAACACAACGAAACTATTTTTCCACATGCGCCGCAAAGAGAAACTGCGCTGGCTTCAAAAAAGGTAAAATCCCTGGTCAATGCTTATAATATTGAAGCTATAGCTATTGGGAACGGCACGGCTTCCCGGGAAACCGAATTCTTCATTAAAAAAATCCTTTTCGACAGGGATGTGCAGGTTTTTGTGGTGAATGAGGCCGGCGCTTCGGTATATTCGGCTTCAAAAATAGCGAGGGCCGAATTTCCGAATTTTGACGTTACCGTGCGTGGCGCTGTCTCTATTGGCCGCCGTTTGGCCGATCCTCTGGCCGAGCTTGTAAAGATCGATCCAAAATCTATAGGGGTAGGGCAGTACCAGCACGATGTAGACCAGGCCAAGCTAAAAAGCGAACTAGATCGCGTAGTGGAGAGTTGTGTAAATGCCATAGGTGTGAACCTGAACAGTGCAAGTGCGCCTTTGCTGAGCTATGTTTCGGGCATTGGCCCGTCTTTGGCCGATAACATCATTAATTACCGCAGGGAAAACGGGGAATTCTCTTCCCGGAAAGACCTGCTGAAAGTGCCGCGCCTTGGCGCAAGGGCTTTTGAACAGGCAGCAGGCTTCCTGAAGGTGCCGGGTTCTAAAAATCCGCTCGATAATTCAACGGTGCATCCCGAAAGTTATTCCATTGTAGAGAAAATGGCGGCAGATCTCGGGCTTGAACTAGAAGAACTTATTGGCAACAAAAAACTCATTTCAGAAATTACTCCTGAAAATTACATTTTTGACAGCGTAGGTTTGCCCACCATTAAAGACATTTTGCGCGAGCTGGAAAAACCGGGAGTAGATCCGCGGAAGTCGGCAAAAGTATTCGAGTTCGATCCTAATGTGAAAAGCATTAGCGACCTCAAACCCGGATTAAAGCTACCGGGAATTGTCAACAATATCACCAACTTCGGGTGCTTTGTTGATATCGGGATCAAGGAAAGCGGACTCGTACATATCTCCAAACTGAAAAACGAATTTGTGAGCGATGTAAACTCGGTCGTAAAACTCCATCAACACGTACAGGTAACCGTGATGGAGGTAGATGAGGCCAGAAAGCGGATACAACTATCTATGATCGACTAG
- a CDS encoding protein adenylyltransferase SelO, with the protein MSSIAEKEFQNQFTRHFEGDDSGDRTPRQTPGKLYSTATPTPVAAPKLLAWSKNLAEELGIADPFPEDVQILAGNKVTASMKPYAACYAGHQFGNWAGQLGDGRAITLGEWGAKNGIFELQLKGAGPTAYSRHADGRAVLRSSVREYLMSEAMHHLGIPTTRALALVETGDKVLRDMFYNGNPEYEPGAIVTRVAPSFLRFGNYELLAAQGENDKLKRLIDWTIDRYFPHLTEEDRILAWFGEVVDKTAFLMTEWQRVGFVHGVINTDNMSILGLTIDYGPFSFLDHYDHNFTPNTTDLPGRRYAFGNQPSIGYWNLGRLANALSVLFDDTEGLENALDSYEQIFWNYYYDMMGKKLGFTNPGKDERKIIARFEAVLSAIQPDMTIFYRLLAEMPLKADAEQIMKHFQPSFYNELQPKDQEEFVGLLTEYQKLRKNAGLSEMDRKKLMNEANPRIILRNYLLHQAIEELEQGESKLFLRLQEAMKQPYATEGFDELVKKRPEWAETKAGCSMLSCSS; encoded by the coding sequence ATGAGCAGTATAGCAGAAAAAGAATTCCAGAACCAATTTACCAGGCACTTTGAAGGAGATGACAGCGGCGACCGCACTCCCCGGCAAACTCCCGGGAAATTATACAGCACGGCCACACCCACCCCGGTTGCTGCACCAAAACTACTGGCATGGTCTAAAAATTTAGCTGAAGAACTTGGAATAGCCGATCCTTTCCCTGAAGATGTCCAAATACTCGCCGGCAATAAGGTAACAGCCTCTATGAAACCTTATGCAGCCTGTTATGCAGGCCATCAATTTGGCAACTGGGCAGGGCAGCTGGGCGATGGACGCGCCATCACTTTGGGAGAATGGGGTGCCAAAAATGGCATTTTTGAACTGCAATTAAAAGGTGCAGGGCCAACCGCTTATTCGAGGCATGCAGATGGGCGGGCAGTGCTGCGATCTTCGGTTAGGGAATACCTGATGAGCGAAGCCATGCACCACCTGGGGATTCCCACCACCCGGGCGTTGGCTTTAGTGGAGACCGGAGACAAAGTGCTGCGCGATATGTTCTATAATGGAAATCCTGAATATGAACCCGGAGCAATTGTTACTCGTGTGGCACCCTCTTTCCTGCGCTTCGGAAACTATGAGTTACTGGCTGCCCAGGGGGAAAATGATAAGTTGAAGCGCCTGATAGACTGGACCATTGACCGATATTTTCCGCATCTTACGGAAGAAGATCGCATCCTTGCCTGGTTCGGGGAAGTGGTGGATAAAACGGCATTTTTGATGACCGAGTGGCAGCGGGTGGGATTTGTCCACGGAGTGATAAATACTGATAATATGTCTATTCTGGGGCTAACCATTGATTACGGGCCGTTCTCTTTCCTTGACCATTACGATCACAACTTCACCCCTAACACCACCGATCTCCCCGGCCGCCGCTATGCTTTTGGGAATCAGCCCTCAATAGGTTACTGGAACCTTGGCAGGCTCGCCAATGCTCTTTCGGTACTTTTTGATGATACCGAAGGGCTTGAAAATGCACTGGACTCTTATGAACAGATCTTCTGGAATTATTATTACGACATGATGGGCAAAAAACTCGGCTTTACAAATCCCGGAAAAGATGAAAGGAAGATCATCGCAAGGTTTGAAGCAGTGCTTTCAGCTATTCAGCCTGATATGACCATATTCTACCGACTTTTAGCTGAAATGCCTCTTAAAGCAGATGCTGAACAAATAATGAAGCATTTTCAGCCTTCATTTTACAATGAGCTGCAGCCAAAAGATCAGGAAGAGTTTGTCGGCTTACTTACAGAATACCAAAAATTGAGAAAAAACGCCGGCCTTTCGGAAATGGACAGGAAGAAGCTTATGAATGAGGCTAACCCACGCATCATTCTAAGAAATTACCTGCTCCACCAGGCTATAGAAGAGCTGGAACAGGGAGAAAGTAAATTGTTCCTAAGATTACAGGAAGCGATGAAGCAGCCGTATGCAACTGAGGGCTTTGATGAGCTTGTAAAAAAACGTCCGGAATGGGCAGAAACCAAAGCCGGCTGCTCTATGCTCTCATGCAGCTCATAG
- a CDS encoding NAD(P)/FAD-dependent oxidoreductase, with the protein MNIPISKYPRVVIVGGGFAGISIAKHLLKEKLQVVLLDRHNYHTFQPLLYQVSTSGLEPDSIAYPLRKITRHSTDGYFRLTEVQRIVPEENKVITSIGELAYDYLVLATGSRTNFFGNESIQKNAMWMKTIPQALNIRSLILENLEQAVITPDPVKRKALLNFVIAGAGPTGVELCGAIAEVRNHIVPRDFRDLDPSEMKIHLIEGLDRVLPPMSPEASKKAEKFLKDLGVEIHLNVMVQEYDGQKVITNKEDLSFNTSTFIWAAGVSGAPVEGLNASAVVDKADRYEVNVFNQVKGYENIFAIGDIALMSNEEFPKGHPMVAQPAIQQGKHLAKNLKHILKGEKMEPFVYNDKGTMATVGRNKAVVDLGKLKFGGFFAWFIWMFIHLYFLVGFRNRLITFFNWVYNYVNFDKAARLIIRPFKSNKENLEVDQKKV; encoded by the coding sequence ATGAATATTCCCATTTCTAAATACCCTCGTGTGGTCATAGTAGGTGGTGGTTTTGCAGGAATTTCAATTGCAAAGCACCTTTTAAAGGAGAAATTACAGGTGGTTTTGCTAGACCGTCACAACTATCACACCTTTCAGCCTTTGTTGTACCAGGTGTCCACCTCGGGCCTCGAACCCGATTCCATAGCCTACCCTCTGCGAAAGATCACCCGCCACAGTACAGACGGTTATTTCAGACTCACCGAAGTTCAGCGCATTGTTCCTGAAGAAAATAAAGTCATCACCTCTATTGGCGAGCTGGCTTACGATTACCTGGTACTTGCCACGGGTTCCCGCACTAATTTCTTCGGAAATGAGAGTATTCAGAAAAATGCCATGTGGATGAAGACCATTCCGCAGGCCCTCAATATTCGCAGTTTGATCCTTGAAAATCTTGAACAGGCCGTAATCACACCAGATCCCGTAAAACGGAAGGCTTTGCTCAACTTTGTGATTGCCGGTGCCGGCCCCACGGGGGTAGAACTTTGCGGTGCCATTGCCGAAGTGCGCAACCACATCGTGCCCCGCGATTTTAGGGACCTCGATCCTTCCGAAATGAAAATCCATCTCATTGAGGGGCTAGACAGGGTTTTGCCGCCAATGAGCCCCGAAGCTTCCAAAAAAGCCGAAAAATTCCTTAAAGATCTCGGGGTAGAAATCCACCTCAACGTGATGGTACAGGAGTACGACGGTCAAAAAGTGATTACAAACAAAGAAGACCTTTCTTTTAATACATCAACTTTTATATGGGCGGCAGGTGTTTCGGGTGCGCCGGTAGAAGGTCTAAACGCCTCGGCTGTGGTAGATAAAGCCGATAGGTACGAGGTCAATGTCTTTAACCAGGTAAAGGGTTATGAAAACATCTTTGCCATTGGAGACATTGCGTTGATGAGCAATGAAGAATTTCCCAAAGGCCATCCCATGGTCGCCCAGCCCGCCATCCAGCAGGGAAAACACCTGGCAAAAAACCTGAAACACATCCTGAAAGGGGAAAAAATGGAACCCTTTGTTTACAACGACAAAGGTACCATGGCCACGGTGGGAAGGAACAAAGCCGTGGTAGACCTGGGCAAACTCAAATTTGGCGGCTTTTTCGCCTGGTTCATCTGGATGTTTATTCACCTGTATTTTCTTGTAGGTTTTAGAAACCGGCTCATCACCTTCTTCAACTGGGTGTACAATTACGTCAATTTTGACAAAGCGGCCCGGCTCATCATAAGGCCTTTCAAGAGTAACAAAGAAAACCTGGAAGTAGATCAGAAAAAGGTGTGA
- a CDS encoding RNA polymerase sigma factor gives MKKELEHEFVSNLEKHQNIVHKICRMYTNDQESHNDLFQEITIQLWNAYPKFRGDSKFSTWMYRVALNTAITLYRKSKKELRTQNYDEVSFKIKADDYNDEVEKQLQLMYKAVKELNDIDKALVFLYLEDQSYREISEMLGISEVNARVKMNRIKKALRNILNP, from the coding sequence GTGAAGAAAGAACTGGAACATGAATTTGTGAGCAATCTTGAAAAGCACCAGAACATAGTGCACAAGATTTGCCGTATGTATACCAATGACCAGGAATCTCACAATGACCTATTTCAGGAAATTACCATTCAACTTTGGAACGCCTACCCCAAATTTAGAGGTGATTCAAAATTTAGCACCTGGATGTACAGGGTTGCTCTCAATACGGCTATTACGCTCTATAGAAAGTCTAAAAAAGAGTTGCGCACACAGAATTATGACGAGGTTAGTTTCAAAATTAAAGCAGATGATTATAACGATGAGGTTGAAAAACAGCTACAGTTAATGTATAAAGCGGTCAAAGAATTGAATGATATCGACAAGGCTCTGGTTTTTCTATACCTGGAAGACCAGTCTTACCGGGAAATTTCGGAAATGCTGGGGATATCTGAAGTCAATGCACGCGTGAAGATGAACAGAATTAAAAAGGCCCTAAGAAATATTTTAAATCCGTAG
- a CDS encoding lysophospholipid acyltransferase family protein, translating into MGILKKNPFGHYLYIKKWLIRIFGVLSHRRYRGFNELKIEGSEIIKNLPDNNVLFVSNHQTYFADVTAMFHVFNAALSGRVDSIKNVGYIWQPKLNIYYVAAKETMNAGLLTRIMAYAGAVSVERTWREKGKEVQREVNPNDHKNIGTALEDGWVITFPQGTTKPFKPIRKGTAHIIKQYKPIVIPIVIDGFRRSFDKKGLRIRKKGILQTFQIKEPLAIDYDNETIEEIVEKLEFAIEQHPSFLKVIPQEELEAIEALNKTRQWEY; encoded by the coding sequence ATGGGGATATTGAAAAAAAATCCTTTTGGGCACTATCTTTACATAAAAAAATGGCTCATCCGGATCTTCGGAGTGCTTTCACACAGGCGATACAGGGGATTTAATGAACTGAAGATCGAAGGATCTGAGATCATTAAAAATCTGCCCGATAACAATGTGCTCTTTGTTTCAAACCACCAGACTTACTTTGCCGATGTTACGGCCATGTTCCACGTTTTTAACGCTGCTTTAAGCGGAAGGGTAGATTCTATCAAAAACGTGGGCTATATATGGCAGCCTAAGCTCAATATTTATTACGTGGCGGCCAAGGAAACCATGAATGCAGGCCTGCTCACCCGAATTATGGCTTACGCCGGGGCAGTTTCGGTAGAGAGAACCTGGCGCGAAAAAGGAAAAGAAGTGCAGCGCGAAGTAAACCCAAACGATCATAAAAATATCGGGACAGCTTTAGAAGATGGATGGGTGATCACTTTTCCGCAGGGTACAACGAAACCTTTTAAGCCCATCAGGAAAGGCACCGCACACATCATCAAGCAGTATAAACCTATAGTGATCCCAATTGTTATTGATGGCTTTAGGCGTTCTTTTGACAAAAAAGGATTGCGGATACGCAAAAAAGGCATTTTACAGACCTTTCAGATCAAAGAGCCACTGGCTATTGACTATGATAATGAAACTATTGAGGAGATCGTTGAAAAACTTGAATTTGCTATAGAACAGCACCCTTCTTTCTTAAAAGTAATACCCCAGGAAGAGCTGGAAGCTATCGAAGCCCTCAACAAAACCCGGCAGTGGGAATATTAA
- a CDS encoding NUDIX hydrolase produces the protein MNFQDFLNLSPNLRKINLPGEEAHFKLAPMLRMKELENLNIDKQNPKQAAVLSVFYPGREGETRFVLILRKTYQGVHSNQVGFPGGRVEIEDHDLAHTALRETEEEVGIPQYEVEILREMSRLYIPPSNFWVHPFMGVMKKTPVLVPQEDEVEAVLEIKLEDFMSDSCLIKETLSTSYAKEIEVPAFLLNGHVVWGATAMMLNEMKDILRQLL, from the coding sequence ATGAATTTTCAGGATTTTCTTAATCTAAGTCCGAATTTAAGGAAAATTAATCTTCCGGGCGAAGAGGCGCACTTCAAATTGGCTCCCATGCTTAGGATGAAGGAGCTCGAAAACCTGAATATTGATAAGCAAAACCCAAAGCAGGCGGCGGTATTATCGGTGTTTTATCCGGGGAGAGAAGGGGAGACGCGTTTTGTTTTGATCCTGCGGAAGACCTACCAAGGGGTACATTCAAACCAGGTAGGCTTTCCCGGCGGCAGGGTAGAAATTGAAGATCACGACCTGGCTCATACCGCTCTTCGTGAAACAGAAGAAGAGGTGGGAATTCCACAGTACGAAGTAGAAATACTGCGGGAAATGTCCCGGCTTTACATACCGCCAAGCAATTTTTGGGTGCACCCTTTTATGGGAGTAATGAAGAAGACTCCGGTACTGGTGCCGCAGGAAGATGAGGTAGAAGCTGTTTTGGAGATAAAGCTGGAAGATTTTATGAGCGATTCCTGTTTGATCAAGGAAACTTTGTCTACTTCATATGCCAAAGAGATAGAAGTGCCGGCCTTTTTGCTCAACGGGCATGTAGTTTGGGGTGCTACCGCCATGATGTTGAATGAAATGAAAGATATCCTTAGGCAGCTGCTGTAA
- a CDS encoding peptidylprolyl isomerase, translating into MRYNFFLILILATAILAGCEDKKSSTKNEVETMLKEPVQPDSARVDNTKVEEVVEAEEEEKEKREGPLLVQEELIPFLMKYAKEHDENRVRIKTRFGNIDVELFRDTPLHRANFLYMVNQDYYDGTFFHRVDEGFVIQGGNSDNPDTNIKRHHIGDFLIPSEFDAGHRHVRGALAAAKYAEQNVSKASSPYEFYIVQDPDGAPHLNNDHTVFGRVISGMDVVDEINKVPTDDSEWPLRNIHIEMEIID; encoded by the coding sequence ATGAGATATAACTTTTTCCTGATATTGATACTGGCCACAGCCATTCTTGCAGGTTGTGAAGATAAAAAATCTTCTACAAAAAATGAGGTGGAAACTATGCTGAAAGAACCTGTTCAACCAGATTCCGCGCGGGTAGACAACACCAAAGTCGAGGAAGTGGTGGAAGCCGAAGAAGAAGAAAAGGAAAAAAGGGAAGGCCCGCTCCTGGTGCAGGAAGAACTCATCCCTTTTCTCATGAAGTACGCGAAAGAACACGATGAGAACAGGGTGCGCATAAAAACCCGCTTTGGAAATATTGATGTGGAACTGTTTCGCGACACGCCCTTACACCGCGCCAACTTCCTGTATATGGTAAACCAGGATTATTACGACGGCACCTTCTTTCACAGGGTAGATGAAGGCTTTGTCATTCAGGGTGGAAATTCTGATAACCCCGATACCAACATCAAAAGGCACCACATTGGGGATTTTTTAATCCCCAGCGAGTTTGATGCCGGGCACCGTCATGTACGAGGAGCCCTGGCAGCCGCCAAGTACGCCGAACAAAACGTGAGCAAGGCCTCCTCCCCTTATGAGTTTTACATAGTGCAGGATCCCGATGGTGCACCGCACCTCAACAATGACCATACGGTTTTTGGAAGGGTAATTTCAGGAATGGACGTGGTAGACGAGATCAACAAAGTCCCAACCGATGACAGTGAGTGGCCCCTGCGGAACATTCACATTGAAATGGAAATCATCGACTAA
- a CDS encoding RDD family protein — translation MDNFQIETAQNISITQNVAGVGERILAYLIDGLLMLAYVIIVILLMGGLDANAGQEWLFISVVFLPLLLYFLLWESLWNGQSPGKAALQLRVVKLDGSKPAFSNYLVRWLLRIIDISMTSGSVAVVTILLNGKGQRLGDLAAGTTVISEKMKTGLENTLLVNVPDDYRPVYPQVTMLKDRDVQEIKDIYRLSLQGSNYRVIQQLSVRVSEILQVAPREKPVQFLKTVLKDYSYYTRQ, via the coding sequence ATGGATAATTTTCAAATTGAAACTGCTCAAAATATTAGCATTACACAAAATGTTGCGGGCGTAGGTGAGCGTATTCTTGCATATCTTATTGACGGCCTTTTGATGCTGGCTTATGTGATAATTGTTATCCTGCTCATGGGCGGGCTTGACGCTAATGCAGGCCAGGAATGGCTTTTTATAAGCGTGGTGTTTTTGCCTTTACTGCTTTACTTTTTATTGTGGGAAAGTTTATGGAACGGGCAGTCGCCTGGCAAAGCGGCTTTACAGCTTCGGGTGGTGAAACTTGACGGCTCAAAACCTGCTTTTTCAAATTACCTGGTGCGCTGGTTGCTGCGAATTATTGACATTAGCATGACCAGTGGAAGTGTGGCCGTAGTTACTATCTTGCTCAACGGGAAAGGGCAGCGGTTGGGAGACCTGGCGGCAGGTACCACGGTAATTTCTGAAAAAATGAAAACCGGCCTTGAAAATACCCTGCTGGTAAATGTTCCTGATGATTACCGGCCGGTATACCCGCAGGTGACCATGCTTAAAGACCGCGATGTGCAGGAGATCAAAGATATTTACAGGTTGTCGCTCCAGGGTTCCAATTACCGGGTGATCCAACAACTTTCGGTAAGGGTGTCAGAAATACTTCAGGTGGCGCCCCGCGAAAAACCCGTACAATTCTTAAAAACGGTACTCAAAGATTACAGTTACTATACGAGACAGTAA
- a CDS encoding stage II sporulation protein M has product MREAAFVKQNKDKWQRFESALQNNVVLPPAELSTLYLEVTDHLSYAQTFYPGSNTHKYLNGLSSKAHQKIYRNKKESRNRFLTFFTEEFPLEFYQYQKQLLLAFLVFVLFVAAGSFSAASDGAFVRSILGDAYVNMTLENIASDDPMAVYKKMGEMEMFLGITINNVRVALMAFVFGIFAGLGTLFIIMQNAIMLGSFQYFFYEKGLLWESVRTIWIHGTIEISVIIVAACAGLVVGKGILFPGTYSRLTSFVKGIKAGLKIVISTVPFFVVAGFLEGFVTRHTEMPDWLAIFIIASSLLLILFYYVFYPIILYRKTPNAPTNPIS; this is encoded by the coding sequence ATGCGCGAGGCCGCTTTTGTAAAGCAAAATAAGGATAAATGGCAAAGATTTGAAAGCGCCCTGCAAAATAATGTAGTTTTGCCTCCCGCCGAGCTGTCTACCCTCTACCTCGAGGTTACCGACCATTTGAGCTACGCCCAGACTTTTTATCCCGGCAGCAACACGCACAAATACCTCAACGGCCTGTCTTCAAAGGCTCACCAAAAGATTTACCGCAATAAAAAGGAATCCAGAAACAGGTTCCTCACTTTTTTTACTGAAGAATTCCCACTTGAATTTTACCAGTACCAAAAGCAGCTGCTGCTGGCTTTCCTGGTATTTGTATTATTTGTGGCCGCCGGAAGTTTTTCAGCCGCCAGTGACGGCGCTTTTGTACGGTCAATCCTGGGCGATGCTTATGTGAATATGACCCTTGAGAATATTGCCAGTGATGATCCCATGGCCGTTTACAAAAAAATGGGGGAAATGGAAATGTTCCTGGGAATCACCATTAATAACGTGCGGGTGGCTTTGATGGCTTTCGTCTTCGGAATTTTTGCCGGTTTGGGAACCCTGTTCATCATCATGCAAAATGCCATTATGCTGGGCTCATTTCAGTATTTCTTTTATGAAAAAGGCCTGCTTTGGGAATCGGTAAGGACCATCTGGATTCACGGAACCATAGAAATTTCGGTGATCATTGTTGCCGCCTGCGCCGGGCTGGTGGTTGGGAAAGGCATCCTCTTTCCGGGTACCTACTCCCGCCTCACTTCTTTCGTTAAAGGAATTAAAGCCGGGCTCAAGATCGTGATTAGCACCGTGCCCTTCTTTGTAGTCGCCGGATTTCTCGAAGGCTTTGTGACCCGACATACTGAAATGCCCGACTGGCTGGCGATCTTTATTATTGCCAGCTCCCTGTTGCTCATTCTGTTTTACTACGTCTTTTATCCAATTATTTTATATCGAAAAACACCAAATGCACCAACCAATCCAATTTCGTAA
- a CDS encoding DUF4350 domain-containing protein codes for MSKAYKITLALLVLLLAVLTWLEANEPEPVNWSPSYAAVDKNPLGTKVLFENLKQQNLELREVKVPPYEFLSDSTISGTYFFLNNSLSFDQQELKKILSWVARGNTAFFIAENFGQNLLDTLNLKMETLVPQKGISSKPLLNLKDDALKSSSPFLFDKEAYQDIFITSDSLPKDVLGVTQLQKDSAKISDPKINFLRDTVGKGMVYLHSTPKAFSNYFLLQDKNARYAENVLAYLPPQKTFFWDHYYKTGKTFYTSPLFVILNSKALRWAYYFVIIGSLLFIIFEGKRKQRSIPVIEPLKNQTLDFTRTIAGLYLDRADYKNITSKKIKLFLEYVRSNYRVATNEPNPDFYERVAAMSGNTKKDVEELWQLMERLEKKNLISKKELLELNKAISAFKKN; via the coding sequence ATGAGCAAAGCCTATAAGATCACTCTCGCCCTGCTGGTCCTGCTGCTGGCTGTGCTCACCTGGCTGGAAGCAAATGAACCCGAACCCGTTAACTGGAGCCCCAGTTATGCGGCCGTAGACAAGAACCCGCTGGGTACAAAAGTGCTTTTTGAGAACCTGAAACAGCAAAACCTGGAGCTGCGGGAAGTGAAGGTGCCACCATACGAGTTCCTTAGTGATTCCACCATTAGCGGCACGTATTTTTTCCTGAACAACAGCCTCAGTTTTGACCAGCAGGAGCTAAAAAAGATCTTGAGCTGGGTAGCCCGTGGGAATACGGCATTTTTCATTGCCGAAAATTTCGGCCAGAACCTCCTGGACACCCTAAACCTGAAAATGGAGACCCTGGTTCCCCAAAAAGGCATTTCTTCCAAACCTTTGCTGAACCTCAAAGATGATGCACTAAAGAGCAGCAGCCCGTTCTTGTTTGATAAAGAGGCTTATCAGGATATTTTTATCACTTCAGATTCTTTACCTAAAGATGTGTTGGGAGTTACCCAGCTTCAGAAAGATTCAGCAAAAATTTCTGATCCAAAAATCAACTTTTTGAGAGATACGGTAGGAAAAGGAATGGTTTACCTGCACTCTACCCCTAAAGCCTTCAGCAATTATTTCCTGCTTCAGGATAAAAACGCCCGTTACGCTGAAAACGTGCTGGCCTATCTTCCCCCTCAAAAAACCTTTTTTTGGGACCATTACTACAAAACCGGCAAGACCTTTTACACCTCGCCGCTGTTTGTGATCCTTAACAGCAAAGCCCTTCGCTGGGCTTATTATTTTGTGATTATTGGAAGTCTGCTGTTCATCATTTTTGAAGGCAAGCGCAAGCAGCGCAGTATCCCGGTTATAGAACCCCTTAAAAATCAGACGCTCGATTTTACCCGCACTATCGCAGGTCTTTACCTTGATCGCGCAGATTATAAAAACATCACATCAAAAAAGATTAAGTTATTTTTGGAATATGTGCGCTCAAATTACCGGGTTGCGACCAACGAGCCAAACCCCGATTTTTATGAACGGGTGGCAGCAATGAGCGGCAACACCAAAAAAGATGTGGAAGAATTATGGCAACTCATGGAGAGACTTGAGAAAAAAAACCTGATTTCAAAAAAAGAATTGCTGGAGTTAAACAAGGCCATTTCGGCTTTTAAAAAGAACTAA